The genomic stretch TACAGTTATATCAGTTAGAAAAGCGTAAATCCAACTTCTAAAAGGAAACCAACGACCATATATTTTCTGAAGCGGAAAAATGTATAGTGTAGATCGGCCCAAGCCCAAAAACCGAGCCACATCAACTTGCCAACCACAAACCTGAAGCCGACCAATCCGGGGACCGGGGTTGCAACTCATTGCTCGTGTTGTCACGCGCCATCTGCTCGCCTAGACCACGATCACACAGCTGAGCACGCCCTCTTTCAAaccggcaaaaaaaaaaagaaaaaaaggagaacTCAACAGTAGAACTTGGTAGAGATTCTCCTCCTCCCAAGTTGGCTCTAGGGTTTCTTCGGATGAAATCCAACTTGATGCAGTGTTGTTGTACTGCAATTCTCTCTATCATTCAATTGGTATTATCAGATAAAAAGTTAAGTTAAAATTTGGTTCTTTTCCTAATTCCTCTATGGCAGAGACTTCCCGTTCTCGAGTCACCATAACCCTAGGTCGCGCTGGTCAGGTAAATTccttaataaaaaatttcagtttcagttttattcctttttttctttttggtttttccTTGACCTTTATTCATTTCATGATTGGGTACTCAGTTCCCTGGGAAAATGAGAAAATGGGACATTTGATCGTTTATTATCATCAGGTGGTTAAAAGGGCAGGTCCTGGTGTTGATGATAGTAGTTCATTTGCTGATTCACAACATCCCGTTGGGGCTAAAAGATCAGTTAGGGATAGGCTGGGAAGCAATGTGGATTCATCATCCAATTTTAACAATAAACGGTTTGCATCatctatttatttttgtatGTTGATTTCTTTGCGTTTTTGTTCATGTTGTAGTTAATTATATTCATTTAAGCTAATCTGCCGTGGAGGGAATTGGTCGAATGTCTATTCCGTTTCGTGaaaatttggtatttttgaGCAAGGGTAGTATTAGCTAGCTTATGCAGAGTTAGGATTTAGATCAGAATTTATTGTTGAAATGTATGGTTTTTGCAGCCAGCGAGGAGATGTTAGTAGATTGAGTCGAAGTGCCTCTAACGATGTGGATGGTAATAGATTTACTAGAACAAGTACTACAAAGTTGTTCTAGTTCTTAATAATGAATACTGTGGAAATCCTGATCTTTTTGCGCTGAAGATGTTACTCTGAATAAAGATGACTTGCGGATAATGAATACTGGACTGACTTGGAAATTCTGATCTTTTTGCGCTGAAGAAGATGTTACTCTGAACAAAGATGACTTGCGGTTCAAAATTATGCGCAAAAATAGTCTTAACAAGGGTCAAAGTTCCAGCCAGCTGAATGGAATGGACCTTCGTGACTTGCTGTCAAGGCCTGCTCAGTCTTCAACAAGTAGCCTAGGTACGCAGCAACGGATGCCTCAGCTGAAGGATCCAAGAAAGCATTTTCCAGATCCGAGGGACGGTAGACACCAGATGCAAGAGCCGAGGAATGCTAGATATCTTATGCCTGAACCAAGGGATGGTAGACGACATGTTTCAGAACCCAGGGATGCTAGGCAGCCCCTTTCTGAATCCAGGGATGTTAGATATGTCATGCCAGGGCCAAAAGATGATAGAAACCTTAGGCTGGGATCAAATAGTTCAAGCTTTCCTGGTCAAATTCGATCCTCACGAACTACTGATTCTTTGCCGCATTTAGACTCGTTAAGAAATTCTTATTCTCCTTGGACTTTGGATAGTTTGAGGCAAGGAGGTAGGGTTGCGGGTACTTCTAGAGGTCTCACTCCGTCAAGGAGGAATGAAGAGCTAGAGCAACGGCCTCTAGTAAGGGCTNNNNNNNNNNNNNNNNNNNNNNNNNNNNNNNNNNNNNNNNNNNNNNNNNNNNNNNNNNNNNNNNNNNNNNNNNNNNNNNNNNNNNNNNNNNNNNNNNNNNNNNNNNNNNNNNNNNNNNNNNNNNNNNNNNNNNNNNNNNNNNNNNNNNNNNNNNNNNNNNNNNNNNNNNNNNNNNNNNNNNNNNNNNNNNNNNNNNNNNNNNNNNNNNNNNNNNNNNNNNNNNNNNNNNNNNNNNNNNNNNNNNNNNNNNNNNNNNNNNNNNNNNNNNNNNNNNNNNNNNNNNNNNNNNNNNNNNNNNNNNNNNNNNNNNNNNNNNNNNNNNNNNNNNNNNNNNNNNNNNNNNNNNNNNNNNNNNNNNNNNNNNNNNNNNNNNNNNNNNNNNNNNNNNNNNNNNNNNNNNNNNNNNNNNNNNNNNNNNNNNNNNNNNNNNNNNNNNNNNNNNNNNNNNNNNNNNNNNNNNNNNNNNNNNNNNNNNNNNNNNNNNNNNNNNNNNNNNNNNNNNNNNNNNNNNNNNNNNNNNNNNNNNNNNNNNNNNNNNNNNNNNNNNNNNNNNNNNNNNNNNNNNNNNNNNNNNNNNNNNNNNNNNNNNNNNNNNNNNNNNNNNNNNNNNNNNNNNNNNNNNNNNNNNNNNNNNNNNNNNNNNNNNNNNNNNNNNNNNNNNNNNNNNNNNNNNNNNNNNNNNNNNNNNNNNNNNNNNNNNNNNNNNNNNNNNNNNNNNNNNNNNNNNNNNNNNNNNNNNNNNNNNNNNNNNNNNNNNNNNNNNNNNNNNNNNNNNNNNNNNNNNNNNNNNNNNNNNNNNNNNNNNNNNNNNNNNNNNNNNNNNNNNNNNNNNNNNNNNNNNNNNNNNNNNNNNNNNNNNNNNNNNNNNNNNNNNNNNNNNNNNNNNNNNNNNNNNNNNNNNNNNNNNNNNNNNNNNNNNNNNNNNNNNNNNNNNNNNNNNNNNNNNNNNNNNNNNNNNNNNNNNNNNNNNNNNNNNNNNNNNNNNNNNNNNNNNNNNNNNNNNNNNNNNNNNNNNNNNNNNNNNNNNNNNNNNNNNNNNNNNNNNNNNNNNNNNNNNNNNNNNNNNNNNNNNNNNNNNNNNNNNNNNNNNNNNNNNNNNNNNNNNNNNNNNNNNNNNNNNNNNNNNNNNNNNNNNNNNNNNNNNNNNNNNNNNNNNNNNNNNNNNNNNNNNNNNNNNNNNNNNNNNNNNNNNNNNNNNNNNNNNNNNNNNNNNNNNNNNNNNNNNNNNNNNNNNNNNNNNNNNNNNNNNNNNNNNNNNNNNNNNNNNNNNNNNNNNNNNNNNNNNNNNNNNNNNNNNNNNNNNNNNNNNNNNNNNNNNNNNNNNNNNNNNNNNNNNNNNNNNNNNNNNNNNNNNNNNNNNNNNNNNNNNNNNNNNNNNNNNNNNNNNNNNNNNNNNNNNNNNNNNNNNNNNNNNNNNNNNNNNNNNNNNNNNNNNNNNNNNNNNNNNNNNNNNNNNNNNNNNNNNNNNNNNNNNNNNNNNNNNNNNNNNNNNNNNNNNNNNNNNNNNNNNNNNNNNNNNNNNNNNNNNNNNNNNNNNNNNNNNNNNNNNNNNNNNNNNNNNNNNNNNNNNNNNNNNNNNNNNNNNNNNNNNNNNNNNNNNNNNNNNNNNNNNNNNNNNNNNNNNNNNNNNNNNNNNNNNNNNNNNNNNNNNNNNNNNNNNNNNNNNNNNNNNNNNNNNNNNNNNNNNNNNNNNNNNNNNNNNNNNNNNNNNNNNNNNNNNNNNNNNNNNNNNNNNNNNNNNNNNNNNNNNNNNNNNNNNNNNNNNNNNNNNNNNNNNNNNNNNNNNNNNNNNNNNNNNNNNNNNNNNNNNNNNNNNNNNNNNNNNNNNNNNNNNNNNNNNNNNNNNNNNNNNNNNNNNNNNNNNNNNNNNNNNNNNNNNNNNNNNNNNNNNNNNNNNNNNNNNNNNNNNNNNNNNNNNNNNNNNNNNNNNNNNNNNNNNNNNNNNNNNNNNNNNNNNNNNNNNNNNNNNNNNNNNNNNNNNNNNNNNNNNNNNNNNNNNNNNNNNNNNNNNNNNNNNNNNNNNNNNNNNNNNNNNNNNNNNNNNNNNNNNNNNNNNNNNNNNNNNNNNNNNNNNNNNNNNNNNNNNNNNNNNNNNNNNNNNNNNNNNNNNNNNNNNNNNNNNNNNNNNNNNNNNNNNNNNNNNNNNNNNNNNNNNNNNNNNNNNNNNNNNNNNNNNNNNNNNNNNNNNNNNNNNNNNNNNNNNNNNNNNNNNNNNNNNNNNNNNNNNNNNNNNNNNNNNNNNNNNNNNNNNNNNNNNNNNNNNNNNNNNNNNNNNNNNNNNNNNNNNNNNNNNNNNNNNNNNNNNNNNNNNNNNNNNNNNNNNNNNNNNNNNNNNNNNNNNNNNNNNNNNNNNNNNNNNNNNNNNNNNNNNNNNNNNNNNNNNNNNNNNNNNNNNNNNNNNNNNNNNNNNNNNNNNNNNNNNNNNNNNNNNNNNNNNNNNNNNNNNNNNNNNNNNNNNNNNNNNNNNNNNNNNNNNNNNNNNNNNNNNNNNNNNNNNNNNNNNNNNNNNNNNNNNNNNNNNNNNNNNNNNNNNNNNNNNNNNNNNNNNNNNNNNNNNNNNNNNNNNNNNNNNNNNNNNNNNNNNNNNNNNNNNNNNNNNNNNNNNNNNNNNNNNNNNNNNNNNNNNNNNNNNNNNNNNNNNNNNNNNNNNNNNNNNNNNNNNNNNNNNNNNNNNNNNNNNNNNNNNNNNNNNNNNNNNNNNNNNNNNNNNNNNNNNNNNNNNNNNNNNNNNNNNNNNNNNNNNNNNNNNNNNNNNNNNNNNNNNNNNNNNNNNNNNNNNNNNNNNNNNNNNNNNNNNNNNNNNNNNNNNNNNNNNNNNNNNNNNNNNNNNNNNNNNNNNNNNNNNNNNNNNNNNNNNNNNNNNNNNNNNNNNNNNNNNNNNNNNNNNNNNNNNNNNNNNNNNNNNNNNNNNNNNNNNNNNNNNNNNNNNNNNNNNNNNNNNNNNNNNNNNNNNNNNNNNNNNNNNNNNNNNNNNNNNNNNNNNNNNNNNNNNNNNNNNNNNNNNNNNNNNNNNNNNNNNNNNNNNNNNNNNNNNNNNNNNNNNNNNNNNNNNNNNNNNNNNNNNNNNNNNNNNNNNNNNNNNNNNNNNNNNNNNNNNNNNNNNNNNNNNNNNNNNNNNNNNNNNNNNNNNNNNNNNNNNNNNNNNNNNNNNNNNNNNNNNNNNNNNNNNNNNNNNNNNNNNNNNNNNNNNNNNNNNNNNNNNNNNNNNNNNNNNNNNNNNNNNNNNNNNNNNNNNNNNNNNNNNNNNNNNNNNNNNNNNNNNNNNNNNNNNNNNNNNNNNNNNNNNNNNNNNNNNNNNNNNNNNNNNNNNNNNNNNNNNNNNNNNNNNNNNNNNNNNNNNNNNNNNNNNNNNNNNNNNNNNNNNNNNNNNNNNNNNNNNNNNNNNNNNNNNNNNNNNNNNNNNNNNNNNNNNNNNNNNNNNNNNNNNNNNNNNNNNNNNNNNNNNNNNNNNNNNNNNNNNNNNNNNNNNNNNNNNNNNNNNNNNNNNNNNNNNNNNNNNNNNNNNNNNNNNNNNNNNNNNNNNNNNNNNNNNNNNNNNNNNNNNNNNNNNNNNNNNNNNNNNNNNNNNNNNNNNNNNNNNNNNNNNNNNNNNNNNNNNNNNNNNNNNNNNNNNNNNNNNNNNNNNNNNNNNNNNNNNNNNNNNNNNNNNNNNNNNNNNNNNNNNNNNNNNNNNNNNNNNNNNNNNNNNNNNNNNNNNNNNNNNNNNNNNNNNNNNNNNNNNNNNNNNNNNNNNNNNNNNNNNNNNNNNNNNNNNNNNNNNNNNNNNNNNNNNNNNNNNNNNNNNNNNNNNNNNNNNNNNNNNNNNNNNNNNNNNNNNNNNNNNNNNNNNNNNNNNNNNNNNNNNNNNNNNNNNNNNNNNNNNNNNNNNNNNNNNNNNNNNNNNNNNNNNNNNNNNNNNNNNNNNNNNNNNNNNNNNNNNNNNNNNNNNNNNNNNNNNNNNNNNNNNNNNNNNNNNNNNNNNNNNNNNNNNNNNNNNNNNNNNNNNNNNNNNNNNNNNNNNNNNNNNNNNNNNNNNNNNNNNNNNNNNNNNNNNNNNNNNNNNNNNNNNNNNNNNNNNNNNNNNNNNNNNNNNNNNNNNNNNNNNNNNNNNNNNNNNNNNNNNNNNNNNNNNNNNNNNNNNNNNNNNNNNNNNNNNNNNNNNNNNNNNNNNNNNNNNNNNNNNNNNNNNNNNNNNNNNNNNNNNNNNNNNNNNNNNNNNNNNNNNNNNNNNNNNNNNNNNNNNNNNNNNNNNNNNNNNNNNNNNNNNNNNNNNNNNNNNNNNNNNNNNNNNNNNNNNNNNNNNNNNNNNNNNNNNNNNNNNNNNNNNNNNNNNNNNNNNNNNNNNNNNNNNNNNNNNNNNNNNNNNNNNNNNNNNNNNNNNNNNNNNNNNNNNNNNNNNNNNNNNNNNNNNNNNNNNNNNNNNNNNNNNNNNNNNNNNNNNNNNNNNNNNNNNNNNNNNNNNNNNNNNNNNNNNNNNNNNNNNNNNNNNNNNNNNNNNNNNNNNNNNNNNNNNNNNNNNNNNNNNNNNNNNNNNNNNNNNNNNNNNNNNNNNNNNNNNNNNNNNNNNNNNNNNNNNNNNNNNNNNNNNNNNNNNNNNNNNNNNNNNNNNNNNNNNNNNNNNNNNNNNNNNNNNNNNNNNNNNNNNNNNNNNNNNNNNNNNNNNNNNNNNNNNNNNNNNNNNNNNNNNNNNNNNNNNNNNNNNNNNNNNNNNNNNNNNNNNNNNNNNNNNNNNNNNNNNNNNNNNNNNNNNNNNNNNNNNNNNNNNNNNNNNNNNNNNNNNNNNNNNNNNNNNNNNNNNNNNNNNNNNNNNNNNNNNNNNNNNNNNNNNNNNNNNNNNNNNNNNNNNNNNNNNNNNNNNNNNNNNNNNNNNNNNNNNNNNNNNNNNNNNNNNNNNNNNNNNNNNNNNNNNNNNNNNNNNNNNNNNNNNNNNNNNNNNNNNNNNNNNNNNNNNNNNNNNNNNNNNNNNNNNNNNNNNNNNNNNNNNNNNNNNNNNNNNNNNNNNNNNNNNNNNNNNNNNNNNNNNNNNNNNNNNNNNNNNNNNNNNNNNNNNNNNNNNNNNNNNNNNNNNNNNNNNNNNNNNNNNNNNNNNNNNNNNNNNNNNNNNNNNNNNNNNNNNNNNNNNNNNNNNNNNNNNNNNNNNNNNNNNNNNNNNNNNNNNNNNNNNNNNNNNNNNNNNNNNNNNNNNNNNNNNNNNNNNNNNNNNNNNNNNNNNNNNNNNNNNNNNNNNNNNNNNNNNNNNNNNNNNNNNNNNNNNNNNNNNNNNNNNNNNNNNNNNNNNNNNNNNNNNNNNNNNNNNNNNNNNNNNNNNNNNNNNNNNNNNNNNNNNNNNNNNNNNNNNNNNNNNNNNNNNNNNNNNNNNNNNNNNNNNNNNNNNNNNNNNNNNNNNNNNNNNNNNNNNNNNNNNNNNNNNNNNNNNNNNNNNNNNNNNNNNNNNNNNNNNNNNNNNNNNNNNNNNNNNNNNNNNNNNNNNNNNNNNNNNNNNNNNNNNNNNNNNNNNNNNNNNNNNNNNNNNNNNNNNNNNNNNNNNNNNNNNNNNNNNNNNNNNNNNNNNNNNNNNNNNNNNNNNNNNNNNNNNNNNNNNNNNNNNNNNNNNNNNNNNNNNNNNNNNNNNNNNNNNNNNNNNNNNNNNNNNNNNNNNNNNNNNNNNNNNNNNNNNNNNNNNNNNNNNNNNNNNNNNNNNNNNNNNNNNNNNNNNNNNNNNNNNNNNNNNNNNNNNNNNNNNNNNNNNNNNNNNNNNNNNNNNNNNNNNNNNNNNNNNNNNNNNNNNNNNNNNNNNNNNNNNNNNNNNNNNNNNNNNNNNNNNNNNNNNNNNNNNNNNNNNNNNNNNNNNNNNNNNNNNNNNNNNNNNNNNNNNNNNNNNNNNNNNNNNNNNNNNNNNNNNNNNNNNNNNNNNNNNNNNNNNNNNNNNNNNNNNNNNNNNNNNNNNNNNNNNNNNNNNNNNNNNNNNNNNNNNNNNNNNNNNNNNNNNNNNNNNNNNNNNNNNNNNNNNNNNNNNNNNNNNNNNNNNNNNNNNNNNNNNNNNNNNNNNNNNNNNNNNNNNNNNNNNNNNNNNNNNNNNNNNNNNNNNNNNNNNNNNNNNNNNNNNNNNNNNNNNNNNNNNNNNNNNNNNNNNNNNNNNNNNNNNNNNNNNNNNNNNNNNNNNNNNNNNNNNNNNNNNNNNNNNNNNNNNNNNNNNNNNNNNNNNNNNNNNNNNNNNNNNNNNNNNNNNNNNNNNNNNNNNNNNNNNNNNNNNNNNNNNNNNNNNNNNNNNNNNNNNNNNNNNNNNNNNNNNNNNNNNNNNNNNNNNNNNNNNNNNNNNNNNNNNNNNNNNNNNNNNNNNNNNNNNNNNNNNNNNNNNNNNNNNNNNNNNNNNNNNNNNNNNNNNNNNNNNNNNNNNNNNNNNNNNNNNNNNNNNNNNNNNNNNNNNNNNNNNNNNNNNNNNNNNNNNNNNNNNNNNNNNNNNNNNNNNNNNNNNNNNNNNNNNNNNNNNNNNNNNNNNNNNNNNNNNNNNNNNNNNNNNNNNNNNNNNNNNNNNNNNNNNNNNNNNNNNNNNNNNNNNNNNNNNNNNNNNNNNNNNNNNNNNNNNNNNNNNNNNNNNNNNNNNNNNNNNNNNNNNNNNNNNNNNNNNNNNNNNNNNNNNNNNNNNNNNNNNNNNNNNNNNNNNNNNNNNNNNNNNNNNNNNNNNNNNNNNNNNNNNNNNNNNNNNNNNNNNNNNNNNNNNNNNNNNNNNNNNNNNNNNNNNNNNNNNNNNNNNNNNNNNNNNNNNNNNNNNNNNNNNNNNNNNNNNNNNNNNNNNNNNNNNNNNNNNNNNNNNNNNNNNNNNNNNNNNNNNNNNNNNNNNNNNNNNNNNNNNNNNNNNNNNNNNNNNNNNNNNNNNNNNNNNNNNNNNNNNNNNNNNNNNNNNNNNNNNNNNNNNNNNNNNNNNNNNNNNNNNNNNNNNNNNNNNNNNNNNNNNNNNNNNNNNNNNNNNNNNNNNNNNNNNNNNNNNNNNNNNNNNNNNNNNNNNNNNNNNNNNNNNNNNNNNNNNNNNNNNNNNNNNNNNNNNNNNNNNNNNNNNNNNNNNNNNNNNNNNNNNNNNNNNNNNNNNNNNNNNNNNNNNNNNNNNNNNNNNNNNNNNNNNNNNNNNNNNNNNNNNNNNNNNNNNNNNNNNNNNNNNNNNNNNNNNNNNNNNNNNNNNNNNNNNNNNNNNNNNNNNNNNNNNNNNNNNNNNNNNNNNNNNNNNNNNNNNNNNNNNNNNNNNNNNNNNNNNNNNNNNNNNNNNNNNNNNNNNNNNNNNNNNNNNNNNNNNNNNNNNNNNNNNNNNNNNNNNNNNNNNNNNNNNNNNNNNNNNNNNNNNNNNNNNNNNNNNNNNNNNNNNNNNNNNNNNNNNNNNNNNNNNNNNNNNNNNNNNNNNNNNNNNNNNNNNNNNNNNNNNNNNNNNNNNNNNNNNNNNNNNNNNNNNNNNNNNNNNNNNNNNNNNNNNNNNNNNNNNNNNNNNNNNNNNNNNNNNNNNNNNNNNNNNNNNNNNNNNNNNNNNNNNNNNNNNNNNNNNNNNNNNNNNNNNNNNNNNNNNNNNNNNNNNNNNNNNNNNNNNNNNNNNNNNNNNNNNNNNNNNNNNNNNNNNNNNNNNNNNNNNNNNNNNNNNNNNNNNNNNNNNNNNNNNNNNNNNNNNNNNNNNNNNNNNNNNNNNNNNNNNNNNNNNNNNNNNNNNNNNNNNNNNNNNNNNNNNNNNNNNNNNNNNNNNNNNNNNNNNNNNNNNNNNNNNNNNNNNNNNNNNNNNNNNNNNNNNNNNNNNNNNNNNNNNNNNNNNNNNNNNNNNNNNNNNNNNNNNNNNNNNNNNNNNNNNNNNNNNNNNNNNNNNNNNNNNNNNNNNNNNNNNNNNNNNNNNNNNNNNNNNNNNNNNNNNNNNNNNNNNNNNNNNNNNNNNNNNNNNNNNNNNNNNNNNNNNNNNNNNNNNNNNNNNNNNNNNNNNNNNNNNNNNNNNNTACTACTTCTCATATAGGATAGTGTAGTATATGCAAGTTTAACCGTATTAATAATGCGCCTGTTTTGTTAATACTTTGACTagaaatatttaaaaataaatctTATCTGTAATCGAATGAAACTCACCATCATAATTCTTATGATTTTATCAATTAGGTTTACTCTAAAAAATTTGTCATACAAATATCATGATAAGCTTAAGTCTAAGGATAATTTACATGAATGTCACTTAAAAATTAATCCTTTGGCATTGGAAGGATGCATCTATATGGATCAATCTAATGAACTTGATTATCTTATTAAGTACACGTATACTAACTTAAGTGTTTCACACACTATATTAGATGAGATCTAGTGTTTCTTAATAAACTTTATCTATAGTCAATAAACTTCAACATCATAACTCTTATGATTTCATTAATTATATTTACTCTAAATATTTTATTacacaaataaaaatatatttgcaaTCAATATGACAAAAATGTCATTTATTATAACATAAATAGTTTAAGTGGACGTTAAATCTTAGAAGTTGATTGAGTTTAGAGTATACACATTTTCAATAGGGACATTGGCTTCGATACCAGATGGTCCAAATTCTTCCACCAGGCCAACTGTATGAAGACTTGAAGAGGAAGAATTCAAGATGTTGCAACCCTCACAGGAATGGCAGCAAGTGGCTCAGCTTTCTCAACTGTAAGCCCAAACTTATCTTTCATGTCCAAATCTTTCGGTTCCATTCCATTTGGGAGTTTCCAATCAAAATTATGAACAGGACTAGCCAACAATAACTTCACCATCCTCGCTGCCAGTGGCATTCCAGGGCAAATTCGCCGTCCCGCACCAAAAGGGATGAAACATAAATCCCTGCCCCTGAAGTCAATACCTGTATCCAAAAACCTTTCTGGTTGAAATTTGGTGGGCTCTTTCCAACAGGCCGGGTCCTTCGTGATTGACCATACATTCACTAACACTTGAGTATGTTTTGGAATGATAGAACCACAAACTTCAACATCTGTCTCGGCACAATGGAGGAGAAATGGAGCTGCAGGGTGAAGCCTCATTGTTTCTTTCATGAGTGCATCTAGATAAGGAAGTTGAAGGATGTCCTGCTCCTCGACACTAAATCCTAAGCCAACTTTTTTGATTAATTCTTGCTTTGCCCTTGCCATTTTCTCTGGGCTGCGAATAAGCTCTGTCAATGCCCATTCCACTGTGGCGGTGGTAGTATCTGTACCTCTTACAAACATATCCTGTTGGTTGCATACAAATGCTGTCAATATTTGGAGAACAAAGTGCCAATTAGATTGAAAATTCTTTGAATTGTTTCTTACTAATGTTATTCACTGCACTATTCTTCCAATTGGACTGtgaccaaaaaaatttttttttaaaaaagttatCATTGATGTCACCTTGTCACTCTTTTCTCAGCTCACAAGTTGCATTGTGgacatggttcaaagtcgcggtctCGCGGCGAGAgcgaatttttgaaatatttaatattctaaaaattgtaaaaaatatgataaataaaaataattaaaaaattagtaaaaataataaaaattcgagttGATTCGGGATGATTCGGAATGATTCAGTATGACTCGGCCGTTTCAACCCTTCACAGTGACATCTCGGCAACTTGAGTATCTCGGTATCGTTTCGTCACGGTATCGTATCGGCGAGGGCCGAGAtggtgacgactcggccgagtcgtctcgCTGTCGGCTGAGTCTTCGAACCATGATTGTGGATGTTGTATGACAGAAAATTCCATGTGAATTGCGTCTAAATTCATATTGCATAATAAAGTAACAAGATGCAAACCTTCCAGAGCAAGAGATACTTGGCTAGATAATTTAAAGGTAATAGTTGAACACAGAGTTTTCTAAAAAATAGGGATGTCCGAGTCTAATTAATCTGTTTATATATTATAAGCAACTTTTTTCAGCAAAGTGTTAGGATAAAAGATACAGTAAAATTGGCTTCTATAAGTACCATCATTTCCGATATATACAATTCGTAGTAACCCCCTCTAAAAAAAATTGGCGGAGGGTGGCCAAGTGAGACGGGGTTAAAGAGAAACCAGGAAAACTGGGATTGGCTGATGGAACCTTGACACTAGTGTTTGAAATTGTTTTTGGAACGGTAGGATTGCTATACATCAAAGCAAATTTGACTAGAAGAGAACTAAACATACTAGCGACGTACATAGTGATTCTCCAAATGATTTAACACCGAGGCAGCAATTCAAGCAACAGAGTGGAATGAATGCAAAGTGCAGCCGAATTAGTTATATAACCAATGAGCAGAGTCCTAAACATCACGGCAATGCGCAGTTCATGCCGGGCCATGGTTCTTTCATCTTGTGATCAAGAAGAGCAGCCAAGAAACCCAGATCTTTGGTGATCCAAACCCTACGTTTCGTGCGTCCATCATATCTTGCTGTCAATGTATCGGTATGTGAAAAAACGATCAAAAGCACATTAGATATTCTCTATCGAAATACCTGAAATCAAATGGCTCAGTtgacaaggaaaagaaagctgCAAGATTTGCTTCTTGCAGCAAGTTCCATTGATCCATGCACATAAACAATCTCTTTTAAGTTCTTTGAGCTTCTCTGAGTTTGTCAAAACGCGTCCACCCGCAAGAACATTGCATATTGAAAATGAGCTCAACGTGTACCGAAACACTGAATTCCGAAATAAAATGGAGCTTCTCTCAGCTCCTCCTCCGCTTGGGAAACACGTGAAACCAATGTCTTCCCCATCATCTATGCCATGGTGAGTTCTGCATATCTCTGCATCGTCGCAAATCTGGTGAGCTAAAGACTGTGGCTGTGCCAAAAGTTGGCACGAACTAGCGCAGACGCTTGTTCCTGCCAGAAAGCCAAACAATGAAAACGTTCGTAAGCAGTATTTCTGCAGTCACTGCAATACTGGGATCTGACACTGCCCAGAGAAGGCCTATCATCTCTTTGGAAAATTAGTCGCGTAAGCCATATCAGTTGAAACAGATATGTCAACTACGTGGACGCACCAATCCAACTGTCATGTGAACTGTAAATTTGCCAAGCCATTCAAGACCTCGTGGGGTCTGTTATCTCTAATTTTGTAGGAGGTTCCAATAATTGGAGGGCCTTGTGGGACCGTGAGGAAACCTCTTTCTGCGTTGTTGCTTGATCGATTAGCTACTATGAAGCAAGATGGATGTAATACAGATCAAGTAGAAGGAGAAAAGGAGCAGTACTACTCGAGGCTCCATGGCGCGCAAGACTCGCGGAAGGTACCGGTCATATCAAGGCctcaagaaaaagaagagatgaCAGATGACCCGCCGTTTATACCGTGACCGGTGCATCGATGGCAATTACACTTTATCCTCCTCTAGTTTAGTACATTTCATAATTtctataatttcaaaaattatatataattccCTCATAGTTTAaattaaagtatcaaagtgaCGAAAATAGTCATTTataatgaaactttcaaaaatgtcaaaattatccttataaatacatgacataCTAACACtgtatgattttatattttatcatataactcCTTATGATTTAATAGTTTACCGTATAACCCCTAacgattttcaaaatatacacataaccccccttggttaataaataatttttaactttacataagggcatttttgatattttaggtaactccgttacgaatgatcattttcgtcactttgacactttaatccaaattataaGGGGATTATGTACagtttttgaaattatagaggattaagaaaaaaaatactaaatcatagggaggtaaagtgtaattttc from Coffea eugenioides isolate CCC68of chromosome 8, Ceug_1.0, whole genome shotgun sequence encodes the following:
- the LOC113780657 gene encoding uncharacterized protein LOC113780657, with the protein product MAETSRSRVTITLGRAGQVVKRAGPGVDDSSSFADSQHPVGAKRSVRDRLGSNVDSSSNFNNKRQRGDVSRLSRSASNDVDEDVTLNKDDLRFKIMRKNSLNKGQSSSQLNGMDLRDLLSRPAQSSTSSLGTQQRMPQLKDPRKHFPDPRDGRHQMQEPRNARYLMPEPRDGRRHVSEPRDARQPLSESRDVRYVMPGPKDDRNLRLGSNSSSFPGQIRSSRTTDSLPHLDSLRNSYSPWTLDSLRQGGRVAGTSRGLTPSRRNEELEQRPLVRKLIEFRVYTFSIGTLASIPDGPNSSTRPTV
- the LOC113780658 gene encoding geraniol 8-hydroxylase-like; this encodes MIGLLWAVSDPRTSVCASSCQLLAQPQSLAHQICDDAEICRTHHGIDDGEDIGFTCFPSGGGAERSSILFRNSVFRYTLSSFSICNVLAGGRVLTNSEKLKELKRDCLCAWINGTCCKKQILQLSFPCQLSHLISAFVCNQQDMFVRGTDTTTATVEWALTELIRSPEKMARAKQELIKKVGLGFSVEEQDILQLPYLDALMKETMRLHPAAPFLLHCAETDVEVCGSIIPKHTQVLVNVWSITKDPACWKEPTKFQPERFLDTGIDFRGRDLCFIPFGAGRRICPGMPLAARMVKLLLASPVHNFDWKLPNGMEPKDLDMKDKFGLTVEKAEPLAAIPVRVATS